ACGCGGAGCCCAACCCGAACGATGGCTCGCCCCCACGGCTCGCCGATATCGCTGCCCTCCGCGCGACGGCCGAAGCACACTCGGACGATCGACGGTCCGCTCTGGTGCGCGGGGAGTTCCAGGGCGTATAACGGTGGCATGGCCGACGCGATCACGATCTGGATCGACCGCTATCGGCGCGCCTGGGAGTCGAACGACCCCGAGGACATCCGGTACCTCTTCACCGAGGACGCGAGTTACCGCACGGAGCCGTTCGCGGAACCCTGGGTCGGCCACCTCGAAATCGTCGAGGGCTGGCTGGACGCTCAGGACGATCCCGGAGCGGCCGAGTTCGGCTGGCGGCTGGCCGGCAAGGACGGATCGACCTACTTCGTGGAAGGCGTGACCGACTACCGCGACGGTCCGACCTACAGCAACCTGTGGGTGATCGCGCTGGCTCCGGACGGGCGCGCCGAGGAGTTCACAGAGTGGTGGATGGAGCAGGAGGTGTAGGCGCTACAGCCAGCCCGCCCAGCCACAGTCCCAGCCCCGCTGCGCCCAGCGCGAGAAACATCATCCCGACGCCGGTTAACAGAGCTGCCCGGTACTGCCGCTGCTGTGCGAGCCTCACGGCCTCGTAGCTCGCGGTCGAGAACGTCGTGTATCCGCCGATGAACCCGGTGCCCAGGATCGCCCGCCACTCCGGCGGCAGCCCGTGCCCGAGCGCGAGCGCCGTCACCAGTCCGAGCACGAAGGAGCCGGTGACGTTGATCGCCGTCGTGCCCAGGGGAAAGCTCACGGGCGCCCGGCTGCGCAGCACACCGTCGAGGACGAGTCGCGCGACCGCGCCGAGCCCACCGGCGATCGCGACCGCCAGCACGACCAGCGGCGTCACGCGCTCACCCCGCGGCGGCATCCGATCGCCGCCCCCAGCGCGATTCCCGCGAGGTATGCGGCGGCCCCGATCGCGATGGTCGCGGCCGCGTACAGGATGCCGCCGCCCACGTTCGACGCGACGATCAGCCCATCGGTGTCCACCGCGAACGCGCTGTAGGTCGTGAACCCGCCGAGAACTCCGGTGCCGGCGAAGAGGCGCACATCCCGACGTCGCCCCTCATCGGGACCGCGCAGCGCCAGCGACTCGAGCAACCAGCCGAGGACGAACGCGCCGATGACATTGATCACAAACGTGATCACCGAGATGACCGCGACCGTCGGCGCCGCCGCCGAGAGCAGAGCGCGGGCGGCCGTGCCGAGAGCGCCGCCGACGAAGACGAGCAGCATGGAACGCCCGTGCAAGTGAACGGGAAACGAGGACCTCCTGGACAAACAGATTCCACCCTTCGGAGAGAAGCGCAGGAACTATCAGCGGCCATCACGGTTCGGTCAGCGCCCCGGCGAGATCCATCGCCGCAGAGCCACTATACCGGTCGGCCCTCCCACGGCAGCTTCTCACCGCCGGAGATCGGGGCCAGCGGCACCACGACCACGGGCCGGTGCTGCCGGTGCGCGAGGTGCGCGGCGACGTAACCGGTGAAGAACTCGCGCACGCTGCCGCAGAGGCCGGCCTCGCGGGTCCCGACCACGATGTAGCGGGCATCCACCTCGTCCGCGAGACAGGCCAGCGCCCAGGCGGGGTCGCCCGCAAGCTGCCGCAGGGCGAACGGGACGCGGCAGCCCTCCAGAGTCTCCCGGATGCGCTGTTCCAGCTCCGCGTCGAACGCCTCCTCGCCGGCCTCGGGAAGGTCCGGGTCGAACGGCAGCGCGACAACGGTGCCGTCCACGCCGTTCGGCACGAGGTAGCGGGTGGGATCGACATTTGCGCAGACCAGCGGAACGCCGAGGTCGCCGGCGAGCCGGGCGGCCTGCTCCAGGACTATCACGGGCTGACCGGGGACGACCGCCACGACGATGACGCCGGAACCGGCGCTGCCTTTGCCGCTCATACCCCTAGTGTGTACCATTCGCGGCCGGCTGGCCGGGCCCTTCCTGTGGCCGCGGTGCTGGGGTACGGTCGGGCGGTGGGGAGACGGCCACGGGAAGGAAGCCGAGATGACCGACCGGCCGACGGCGATCGACAGGAAAGCCGCGCTCCCCCGCGAACGACGGTACACGACACGAGGGCTACGCTCGCTTCCCACACTAATGAAGGCCGCGCTGGACCAGCTGAAGCGCCTCGCCTCCGCCGAACTCGCGCTGTTCAAGGCGGAGATGGCCGCGAAGGCGAAAGCCGCCGGGATCGGCGCGGGGCTTCTCGCCGGCGCGCTGGTCTTCGCGTTCTTCGCAACCGGGGTGCTCATTGCCGCGGCAGTGCTCGCTTTCGCACTCATCGTTCCCGGCTGGCTGGCTGCGCTGATCGTGGCGGGCCTCCTGATCGCGGTCGCCGCGCTCGCGGCGCTGGTCGGCCGCGCTGCTCTGAAGCGTGGGCTGCCGCCGGTGGCAGACGACATCGGCTCCGAACTGAAGGCCGACGCGCAGGCACTGAGAAAGGAGAGCGTCCGTGAGCCCGGCCAAAGGAATCAACACACTCAAGCTGGAGCTCGAGGAGACCCGGGAGGAACTCGCGGGAACCCTCGACGACCTCTTCGCGACACTCAACCCGCGCGTGCAGATCCGCTCGCACCCGATGGTTGCGATGGTCCTGTTCGCCGGGTTGCTCGGCGGAGCGGCAACGCTGCTGTACCAGAGCGTCGCGCGTGAGCGCTGATCGGCCGCGGACCGCGGTTCCGCACGGGCGGCTGCCCTGGGGCCACATCCTGAAGCGCACCCTCCGCTCGTTCGGCCGGGACGCCTGCACCGACCTCGCCGCGGGCCTCACATACTTCGGCGTTCTGGCGCTCTTCCCGGCGCTCATCGCACTGGTCAGCGTCCTGGGTCTGGTCGGACAGAGCAAGACCGGGATCGACGCGCTGTTCGGGATGGCCGACCAGCTGGCGCCCGGGATGCTGGATGTCGCTCACGGTCCGATCGAAGCGCTCTCCACCTCGCCGGCGACGGGCTGGGGTCTGGTCATCGGCATCGTGGGCGCCCTCTGGTCGGCGTCCGGGTACGTCGGTGGCTTCGGCCGCGCGCTCAACCGGGTCTATGGCGTCGAGGAGGGCCGCTCGGCGTTCGTTCTGCGACCGGTCCAGCTGGGTGTGACCGTCGCGGCGGTGGCACTGGTGGCGATCGTGGCCGTCGTGCTGGTGGTGTCCGGTCCGATCGCCCGCACAATCGGCGGGGCGATCGGGCTGGGTGATGCGGCGCAGACCGCGTGGGAGATCCTGCGCTGGCCGGCCGTGGCCGTCGCGCTGGTCGTTCTGGTCGCCCTGCTCTACTCGGCGACGCCGAACGTGAAGCGGCCCGGGTTCCGCTGGTTGACCGCCGGGTCGTTCACGGCGATCGTCCTGCTCGGCGTCGCCTCGGTCCTGTTCGCTTTCTACGTCGCGAATGTCGGCAGCTACGACAAAACCTACGGCGCGCTCGCCGGCGTCATCGTATTCCTGCTGTGGATCTGGATCGCCAACGTCGCGCTCCTCCTCGGCGCCGAACTCGACTCGGAGATCGAGCGCGCGCGCCAACTGATCGCGGGCGAAGAGGCGGAGCGCCGGCTCCTCCTGCCGCTGAAGTCCGACGCGGCGATCGCGAAGGCACGGGATGCCGAGGCCGGCGAGATCCTCGCCGCCCGCGAGATCAGGCGGCGCTCCCGCGGCAGCGTATCTGGGCAGACCCGTTCGACGCGGACGGCTGAGGGGAACCGCTAGCCGTAGCGGAGCGTCGCGCCCTGAGCCTTGAGGAAGTCGATGTGCAGATGATCGCAGGAGTCGCTGAACGGCTGGAAAGCACCGAGGCGGATCGAGGGACGGCACTCGATCTGGCCGAGGCCGGTTCCGGACGGGACCAGCGGGTCCAGGATTTTGATGAGCTGGATGGACTTCGCATCGCCGCCGGTGAGCGGTGAGCCGTTGAGGAGGTAGAAGTCGAGGGCGTGGCCGCCGCCATCCGTGTAGTGGGCGGACTCTGTTCCCGCGCCCTCGATCTGACCGGTGCAGCGACGGTTGATGTCGCTGACGCCCGCCTGAGCGAAGTGGTCGAGCGCGATGGAGATGGCCTGGAGCACACGGTAGTCGACACCGCAGCCGGGGACAGCCTTGCCTGCGGCGAGGTTCGCGATCTCCGGGAGGTGGTTCGGCGTCGAACCGACCAGACGACCGGAAGCCACAGCGCCCATGAGCTGAATGGCGAGCGCCTGGACGCTCGGCGAGACGGTGCTGTTTGTGGTGGAGGTCAGCGTCTGCGGCGCCTCCGAGATGCCGAGGGTGTCGCGGGAGACGAGCTGGGCAGCCGTGTCCCCGCCGGCGAGCGTTTGCACGGCGAGCGCGGTGCGGGCCGCGCCGACGGCCGAGCCTTCGCCGGTCGTGGCGTAGGCGGGCAGCGCGGCGGTTCCGAAGAACGCGGCCAGAGCGAGGACGACGACCGTCTTGGAGCTCCAGCGGCGGGTGCGCGAAGGGGGATGAGCCGGTTGCGACGCACTGACACGCCGCGGCCCGGCCACCCGGGCAGCCTTGCGGGACGGGAGCGCAGCCGCTGCTGTCGCGACGGCGGGCGACAGCGTCGCGACGAGGCGCTCACGAACGGGGCGTCCACGTCCCTTGGCGCGCTCGGCCGCCCGTGCGGTGCGACGGCTGAACGACTCGGGAGCCGCGGGTGCGACGGCGGGGATCGCCGGTGCGCCGGTGGCCGCGTGCCCAGCAGGCTCAGCAGCCTCTTCGAGCGCAGCGATCAGATCCTCAGCCGAGGCGGCGTGCTGAACCGGGGCGGCGATCAGCGGATTCCGCTGGCCGGCATCCCTCCTCACGGGTCCGCGAAAACCGCGGCGAGGCCGCAGAGATTCCGGTGACTGGGGCAATCGGCTTCCTGAGGGCGGTTCAGAGGAAAGCACCGAGCGGAGCGGAGTGCTTCGCATCCCTTTCTACCGCATTCGCCTGGGCGTTGTCTCTATGCAAACGAATGCGTCCGGATCGGAGAAGCCGGCGAGGGGCGCTTCGCACATGTTCGGGTCACGCAGAAGCGCCCATCCCGGTGGTGTCGGATCGCTGGATTCCGATAAAAAGAAAATACCGATGCTCACGCATCCAGTCCGGAGCGGGTACGGCTGATACGACACAGCGGCGACCGCGAAGGGCTAGGGGATGGCGACCGCCAACTCAACGCGCCCCGCCTCTTCGCGGAGCACGACCGCGCCGTGCTCCGCGAGCTGACGGAGTCCGATCCCCGGCCCCGCCTCGGTGAGCACGCCCCCAGAGGTGACGACCACAGCGACACCGGCTGGCCCCTGCGGTCGGACCTCCAGGGTGACCTGGGTTCCGTCCCCATGCCGCACAGCGTTCGCCAGGCCCTCCGAAATCGCATCGACCACGGTCTCCGCCCGCACCGGATCGCGCAGCCGATCCCAGACCTCGGCGCCGATCTCCACCCGCAGGGAGATGGCCGACCCCCAGCTCTCCACCAGCGCGGAGATCCGCTCGGCGGGGTCCGGCTCCGGACGCGGCACGAGCAGTTCGGCGCGAATGCGTTCAACCACGGCGCGCAGCTCGCCGGAGGCGTCCTCTCCGTCACTGGTCCCGAGCGCGAGCGCCGCAGCGATCAGCTCCGCCTGCACACCGGAGTGCAGCAGGCGCGCGAGCGTGGACCGCTCGTGATCGTAGGCGGCGCGCAGCTCGGCGGCCGTCCCCACCTTGAGCTGGACGGCTGCCTCCAGCTCGCCCTGATCCTGCCGGATGCGGGACGAGAGCGAAGCGACGAGCGAGACCCCGAGGCCGAAGATCGCATACGTCCCCGCCTCGAACCAGACGAGCCGCGGGTGGGTGCCGATGCCCTGCACGACCAGCATCATCGTGGCCGCGAGCAGCGTCCCGATCGCCAGGTAGCCGAGCAGCAGCACAACGATCCGCAGCGCCGGCGCGGTCGCCTCGACCAGCCAAGCGAGCAGGTTGTTGCCCACCCACACTGCCACCAGCCCCGTCCCGAGCAGCAGAACGGACCCCGGCCCGAACAGCTGCAGTCCGAACGGCGTGACCAGCGCCGTGTAAACGAGCGCGAGCAGGAACGGCGGAGCGGCGTGCAGATGCCCCAGCACGGAAGCGCCCCAGTCGCGGCGGCGCACCCGGATTTCCCCTTCTCCCGGCGCCGGCGCCGGCTCTGCACTGTCGTAGAGCCGGTGGCTCGCCGGCCGGACGACCTGCTCGGCGAGGCCGCGCAGCAGCCGCGCCGCATCGGGAGGGCTGATGCCGTCCTGCTCCGCCGTGTCAGCCGCCTCCTGTAGATGGTCGAGCACCGCTTCCACCGCCGAGTGGCGCAGCTCGCGGAAACGCTCTACGGCGCGCTCCGCGTCCACCGCCGATGCCCGCTGAGCAGCGCGGAGCCGTCGGTAGACACCCAAGTGGTCGCGCACAAGGTCGACGACGACGGCGATCAGCGCGAAAAGCGTGACGGTCATGACGCTGCTGATCAGGATGCGGCCTTGCAAATTCCCGGGCTGCACGTCGATGTCGAGCACCGCCCCAGACACGAGAAAGAGGAGCGGCCGCAAAACGCCGATCGCCGCGAAGATCAGGAAGACGACCAAGACGCGCACCCAGCCACGGATCACCCGCAGCACGGCGTTCCCCTCGAGCAGCAACGCGCCCACGACCGCATGGACCAGCGACGCCACAGCCGTGACGGCCCAAGCGTCGCCGGTGACGTACTGAAGCCCAGACATCACGGTCAGCGCGAAGGGCACCGTGACCAGCCAGGTCCACCAGGTGATCGCAGCGGGACCCGTCGCCCGGGCGATGAGCCGACGGGCACGCACAGCGCCAAGCTTTCTCATAGGCCGCTGCCGGCGTCCCCGAAGGTCAGCGTGTACAGAGTGGCGGCAGCGAAACGCGGGGCGGTCCGTTCGCCGGCGGACAGTCCGAGCGTCTGGAAGACGCGCTCCACGCTCTTCTCCACGGCGCGCACCGAGACACCGCGGCGGCGGGCGATCTCCGCGTTGGTCAGACCCGCGGCGAGCAGCCGTGTGGTCTCCAGCTGAGCGGGGCTGAGCCGGAGGAGGACGGCTTGCGCACCGGTACGAGGCTCGACGCGCGAGACCGGACGGTCCGCGAGAACCGAGTCGGCCGCATCCACCAGCTCATCGACGGAGTCGATCGCGGCCTTGTTGACGAACGAAGCTCCCTCGACCGTGCCCCTCTCTGCGGCGGCGGCGGCCTCGCGCGACAGATTGGAGAGGAACAGGACAGCGATGTGCGGCGCTCGCTCGCGGAGGATGGTCGCCAGCTCGACGCCGTTGGGCCGCACCCTGAGATCGATGTCGGTCACGAGAAGGTCCGGGTCGAACTCGTCGGCGGAGGCGAGCGCTTCGGCGGCGGAGCCGAACGAGGATGCCTCGAAGCCGCGCTGACGGAAGGCATCGGCGACGAGCGAGCGCATCAGGGCATGGTCCTCCACCACCAGCACTCTCCTGCGCCACACTTCCGCCACCACGCTCGCCACACTAGCCCGGCTGGGGGAAACGCGCTGCCTCCACTCCCCACCCCTTTTCGGGTCCGGCGAGCGCAACGGGATCGTGCGCAGGCGACCCGCCCCGGACATGACACGGCCCGGGGCGGGGCGGCTCACCCGCGGCTGAAACGCAGGGTGACGAGTTCGAAGGGACGGGGGGTGAGCGTCGCTTCCGCGGCGCCGAGCTCGCGTTCGAGCAGGTCGGTGCGCTGAATCCCCCGGTGCGGAAATCCCGCCGCGACCGTCGTCGTCGCGCGGGCTCCGCGGGACTCGTAGAGATGCACGATGACGTCCCCCGAACCGTCCTCGGCCAGTTTGACCGTCTAGATCACCGCGGCAGACGAACTCGAAACCGCCAGCGGCTCCACCCCGACCGTCGCCGGGCGCGGCGGGAGGTTCAGCCGGTAGCCCTGCTCGATGGCGGTCTCCACCCCTCCGACGACGATCGCGCTGCGCAGGGTGTGCTCGCCCTGGTCGGTCTCCGGATCGGGGAAGACCGGAGCGCGCAGCAGTGTCTGCCGCACCAGAGAGTACGTGCCGCCGCCCTCGCGCTCATGAAGGGTGATGTCATGGCCATATGTGGCGTCGTTCGCGATACCCACCCCGAAACCGCTCTCGCCGACATGCACCCAGCGGTGCGCGCTCGTCTCGAAACGGGCGACATCCCAGCTCGTATTGGTGTGGGTAGGGCGTTCCAGGTGGCCGAACTGGATCTCGGAGCGGGCCGAGGCCGTGTGGACGTCCACGGGGAAGGCGAGCTTCAGCATCCGCATCAGCTGCGTGCTGCGCATCGCCCAGGGCTCGGCCACGGCGGCGATCGTCATCACGGCCGGCATCATGCAGCCGGTCGTCATGGCCGGGGACTTCTCGCAGCCGCAGCTCGCGCTGATCGGCATCGCCATCGCGGCCGGCTCCATCATCCTCTCGCATGTCAACGACGGCGGGTTCTGGATCGTGCAGCGCTACTTCAACATGACGGTTCCGCAGACGCTGCTGACCTGGACGGTGCTGGAGACCATCCTCTCGATAGTCTGCTTCGGGATGGTCGCGCTGCTGTGGGTGTTCGTGGCCTGAGGCGCGCGCCCGTAGCCGGGTGCCGGAAAAGGGAGGAAACTCCCGCCCATCGAGGCGGAGTGTCCTCCCTTTTCCGGCACAGCTGGGGGTCGGGGTGGCGCGGTGTGGGGGTCAGCCCTGGGCGGTGCGCACGACCGCGACCAGCGGCTCGTACAGCGCGTCGCCCGGCTCGACGCCCATGACCTCGGTCACGATGCCGCCAGGCTCCGTCTTTCGCAGCAGCTGCTGCAGCTCGGCGCTCTGGCTGTCCCCGGGCAGGTCGAAGCGGAGCGCCGCCCCGACCGCGGCGAGAAGGGCGGAGGGGGCGCCGCCGACGTACCGGGCGTAGTCGGAGGCCGGGCCGATGAAGCGGTCGTTGCGCCCGAGCTTTCGCAGCGGCTCGCGGCCGACGCGGGTCACCTCGTCCACCAGGTGCGGATTGCGGAACCGGTTCAGGATCTTCGCGCGGTACTCGGCGAGCTCCTCCGGGTCGAGGCCGTGCTTCGCGGTCAGCGCAGCGGAGGTCTCCTCCAGCACCGCCTCCACCGTCGCCAGCACCGACGGCTTGGCGATGGCTTCGCTGATCGTGGCCGCACCCTCCAGAAAGCCGGTGTACGCCGTGGTCGCGTGGCCAGTGTTCACGGTGAACAGCTTGCGCTCGATGTACGGGCCCAGCGAGTCCACGAAGTGCGCACCCGGGATGGGCGGCTCCGCACCCGCGAACGGGCTGCGGTCCACGACCCACTCGAAGAACGCCTCGACGGTGACATCCACCCCGGA
Above is a genomic segment from Leifsonia xyli subsp. xyli str. CTCB07 containing:
- a CDS encoding glycosyl hydrolase-related protein, producing MAEDGSGDVIVHLYESRGARATTTVAAGFPHRGIQRTDLLERELGAAEATLTPRPFELVTLRFSRG
- a CDS encoding glycoside hydrolase family 38 C-terminal domain-containing protein; this encodes MAEPWAMRSTQLMRMLKLAFPVDVHTASARSEIQFGHLERPTHTNTSWDVARFETSAHRWVHVGESGFGVGIANDATYGHDITLHEREGGGTYSLVRQTLLRAPVFPDPETDQGEHTLRSAIVVGGVETAIEQGYRLNLPPRPATVGVEPLAVSSSSAAVI
- a CDS encoding nuclear transport factor 2 family protein; translation: MADAITIWIDRYRRAWESNDPEDIRYLFTEDASYRTEPFAEPWVGHLEIVEGWLDAQDDPGAAEFGWRLAGKDGSTYFVEGVTDYRDGPTYSNLWVIALAPDGRAEEFTEWWMEQEV
- a CDS encoding mannitol-1-phosphate 5-dehydrogenase yields the protein MKAVHFGAGNIGRGFVGLLLHEAGYEVVFADVNAELIEALAAADSYDVRLVGDETVTKTVTGFRALNSATAEDELVGEIATADVVTTAVGPRILRFVAPVIARGLGARASGAPRLVVMACENAIGATDLLAAELMDGLQDGDTRDELAARAVFANTAVDRIVPAQDPASGVDVTVEAFFEWVVDRSPFAGAEPPIPGAHFVDSLGPYIERKLFTVNTGHATTAYTGFLEGAATISEAIAKPSVLATVEAVLEETSAALTAKHGLDPEELAEYRAKILNRFRNPHLVDEVTRVGREPLRKLGRNDRFIGPASDYARYVGGAPSALLAAVGAALRFDLPGDSQSAELQQLLRKTEPGGIVTEVMGVEPGDALYEPLVAVVRTAQG
- a CDS encoding fluoride efflux transporter FluC, producing MLLVFVGGALGTAARALLSAAAPTVAVISVITFVINVIGAFVLGWLLESLALRGPDEGRRRDVRLFAGTGVLGGFTTYSAFAVDTDGLIVASNVGGGILYAAATIAIGAAAYLAGIALGAAIGCRRGVSA
- a CDS encoding response regulator; its protein translation is MVEDHALMRSLVADAFRQRGFEASSFGSAAEALASADEFDPDLLVTDIDLRVRPNGVELATILRERAPHIAVLFLSNLSREAAAAAERGTVEGASFVNKAAIDSVDELVDAADSVLADRPVSRVEPRTGAQAVLLRLSPAQLETTRLLAAGLTNAEIARRRGVSVRAVEKSVERVFQTLGLSAGERTAPRFAAATLYTLTFGDAGSGL
- a CDS encoding DUF3618 domain-containing protein, with the translated sequence MSPAKGINTLKLELEETREELAGTLDDLFATLNPRVQIRSHPMVAMVLFAGLLGGAATLLYQSVARER
- the crcB gene encoding fluoride efflux transporter CrcB, producing MTPLVVLAVAIAGGLGAVARLVLDGVLRSRAPVSFPLGTTAINVTGSFVLGLVTALALGHGLPPEWRAILGTGFIGGYTTFSTASYEAVRLAQQRQYRAALLTGVGMMFLALGAAGLGLWLGGLAVAPTPPAPSTTL
- a CDS encoding universal stress protein yields the protein MSGKGSAGSGVIVVAVVPGQPVIVLEQAARLAGDLGVPLVCANVDPTRYLVPNGVDGTVVALPFDPDLPEAGEEAFDAELEQRIRETLEGCRVPFALRQLAGDPAWALACLADEVDARYIVVGTREAGLCGSVREFFTGYVAAHLAHRQHRPVVVVPLAPISGGEKLPWEGRPV
- a CDS encoding YihY/virulence factor BrkB family protein — protein: MSADRPRTAVPHGRLPWGHILKRTLRSFGRDACTDLAAGLTYFGVLALFPALIALVSVLGLVGQSKTGIDALFGMADQLAPGMLDVAHGPIEALSTSPATGWGLVIGIVGALWSASGYVGGFGRALNRVYGVEEGRSAFVLRPVQLGVTVAAVALVAIVAVVLVVSGPIARTIGGAIGLGDAAQTAWEILRWPAVAVALVVLVALLYSATPNVKRPGFRWLTAGSFTAIVLLGVASVLFAFYVANVGSYDKTYGALAGVIVFLLWIWIANVALLLGAELDSEIERARQLIAGEEAERRLLLPLKSDAAIAKARDAEAGEILAAREIRRRSRGSVSGQTRSTRTAEGNR